Proteins found in one Actinokineospora alba genomic segment:
- a CDS encoding helix-hairpin-helix domain-containing protein produces the protein MFADGLMIVLGDGEGCGMAEIPGRVGKPALRAFAAAGFSTVEQFAQVSAVEVAALHGLGPKAVIVMRESLAELGLTFADEPGVQPS, from the coding sequence GTGTTCGCTGACGGCCTGATGATCGTTTTGGGTGACGGCGAAGGGTGTGGAATGGCCGAGATTCCAGGCAGGGTAGGCAAACCGGCGCTGCGAGCGTTCGCAGCTGCTGGATTCTCGACAGTGGAGCAGTTCGCGCAGGTGAGTGCCGTGGAGGTTGCCGCGCTGCATGGGCTGGGGCCGAAGGCGGTTATCGTGATGCGGGAGTCGTTGGCGGAGTTGGGATTGACGTTCGCTGACGAGCCGGGTGTCCAGCCGTCTTGA
- a CDS encoding YbaB/EbfC family nucleoid-associated protein — MTNTDPNLVLSDYEKRVAALLEKAEEAKTQIRDLTGSATSQDGAVTVTVSAAGALVDLSFGAEAEGMPRARLAALVMATARRAQAQATQRITEIMAPIIGDNTDAMRFLHEQVPPVVVPDEPPPAAPVLRQFNEEEAAEQPPQAPIRQPRPARATDEDENDYDQGDPLSRGDK, encoded by the coding sequence ATGACCAACACCGATCCCAACCTCGTCCTGTCCGACTACGAGAAGCGCGTGGCGGCGCTGCTTGAAAAAGCGGAAGAGGCGAAGACGCAGATCCGGGACCTGACCGGGTCAGCGACCAGCCAGGACGGCGCGGTGACGGTGACCGTCAGTGCGGCGGGGGCCTTGGTCGACCTGTCGTTCGGCGCGGAGGCCGAGGGGATGCCGCGGGCTCGGCTCGCGGCGTTGGTCATGGCTACCGCGCGGCGGGCGCAGGCGCAGGCAACGCAGCGGATCACGGAGATCATGGCGCCGATCATCGGCGACAACACTGATGCCATGCGGTTTCTGCACGAGCAGGTGCCGCCGGTGGTGGTGCCGGACGAGCCGCCGCCCGCGGCGCCGGTGTTGCGGCAGTTCAATGAGGAAGAGGCGGCCGAACAGCCCCCGCAGGCGCCGATTCGTCAGCCCAGGCCCGCCCGCGCGACCGACGAGGACGAAAACGACTACGACCAGGGCGATCCGTTGAGCAGGGGGGACAAGTAA
- a CDS encoding acyl-CoA dehydrogenase family protein, with protein sequence MTVIDRPVQTRSFPTAIRPDDAKFVGLAADIGAVAAAHAAEHDRDATFVSEAYAVMRERGYLALSVPEELGGLGATMRQVLYAQAELARHDGATGLASAMHQYLTLMQGFRRRKGAPDAEGVLRRVAAEGIVIATSGGSDWLWPTTTAVAVDGGFRVSGRKAFCSQSPAATVVATSAVLGDEVLHFSVPFAADGVRIEETWDTLGMRGTASHDVVLEDVFVPADKIAGRRPYGEFGVPLMAAAIHFAPVVGATYFGIAAAARDVAVAGANPQAQRQIGLMDSHLRTAWWSLMGAVEELGDDYGLEPSTLATVMLAKRHAVISAIAVVDLAMDIMGGRSFFRRFPLERAYRDVRAGRFHPLTPEVTLNYVGKLTLGDSGVTQ encoded by the coding sequence ATGACCGTCATCGACCGTCCGGTCCAGACCCGCTCGTTCCCCACCGCCATCCGCCCCGACGACGCCAAGTTCGTCGGGCTCGCCGCCGACATCGGGGCTGTCGCGGCCGCGCACGCCGCGGAACACGACCGGGACGCCACGTTCGTCTCCGAGGCGTACGCGGTCATGCGGGAGCGGGGGTATCTGGCGTTGTCCGTGCCCGAGGAACTGGGCGGGCTGGGCGCCACGATGCGGCAGGTGCTCTACGCGCAGGCCGAGTTGGCCCGGCACGACGGGGCGACCGGGCTGGCCAGCGCCATGCACCAGTACCTGACCCTGATGCAGGGTTTCCGCCGCCGCAAGGGGGCACCGGACGCCGAGGGGGTGCTGCGCCGCGTGGCGGCTGAGGGGATCGTCATCGCGACCAGCGGCGGGTCGGACTGGCTGTGGCCGACGACGACGGCGGTGGCCGTGGACGGCGGGTTCCGGGTCAGCGGCCGCAAGGCGTTCTGCAGCCAGTCGCCCGCGGCGACCGTGGTGGCGACGTCCGCGGTGCTCGGCGACGAGGTGCTGCACTTCAGTGTGCCGTTCGCCGCCGACGGGGTCCGGATCGAGGAAACGTGGGACACGCTGGGGATGCGGGGCACCGCGAGCCACGACGTCGTCCTCGAGGACGTGTTCGTGCCCGCCGACAAGATCGCGGGACGGCGGCCCTACGGCGAGTTCGGCGTGCCCCTGATGGCCGCGGCCATCCACTTCGCGCCGGTGGTCGGGGCGACCTACTTCGGCATCGCCGCCGCCGCGCGGGACGTGGCCGTGGCTGGGGCGAACCCGCAGGCCCAGCGGCAGATCGGGCTCATGGACTCGCACCTGCGCACGGCCTGGTGGTCGCTGATGGGCGCCGTCGAGGAACTCGGGGACGACTACGGGCTGGAGCCGTCGACGCTGGCCACCGTGATGCTCGCCAAGCGGCACGCGGTCATCTCGGCCATCGCGGTCGTGGACCTGGCGATGGACATCATGGGCGGGCGGTCCTTCTTCCGGCGCTTCCCGCTGGAGCGGGCCTACCGCGACGTCCGGGCGGGCCGGTTCCACCCGCTCACCCCCGAGGTGACCCTCAACTACGTGGGCAAATTGACCCTGGGCGACTCCGGCGTCACGCAGTGA
- a CDS encoding OsmC family protein codes for MSDTKRTVSIDRVSLGRYEVTNVRGGTITIGEGKDTDFTPVELLLAAIGGCTAIDVDYITSRRAEPTTFTITTTGDKLRDAEHGNHMDNLEVTFTVRFPEGREGDTAREALPRAAKQSHDRLCTVSRTVEAGTPVRIEVR; via the coding sequence ATGAGCGACACCAAGCGCACGGTTTCCATCGACCGGGTCAGCCTCGGCCGATACGAGGTCACCAACGTCCGCGGCGGCACCATCACCATCGGCGAGGGCAAGGACACCGACTTCACCCCCGTGGAACTCCTCCTCGCCGCCATCGGTGGCTGCACCGCCATCGACGTCGACTACATCACGAGCCGCCGAGCCGAACCCACCACCTTCACCATCACCACCACGGGCGACAAACTCCGCGACGCCGAACACGGCAACCACATGGACAACCTCGAAGTCACCTTCACCGTCCGGTTCCCCGAAGGTCGGGAAGGCGACACCGCCCGAGAAGCCCTCCCCCGCGCCGCCAAGCAGTCCCACGACCGCCTGTGCACCGTCAGCCGAACCGTCGAGGCAGGCACCCCGGTCCGCATCGAAGTCCGTTAG
- the mads7 gene encoding methylation-associated defense system protein MAD7 translates to MALTSGHGSFDHPGLTHVDYKSLDMDRVLTAFLARLWHRGLPSRLSRAGDLDLSVFVDRVLEHPEVFRGFDQETTTRWTSTHLLDMVSRGRAGEAVAGTRPLHGLAYRFRNSRKSRPYGADEQLYEMLTFADTGALQELVGFFFSDVDRATGQITAGPDTDVETQALLHLVTKAYGEVEDRADESKPRKPHPPLCKESALLLAEDVMKLLYHRRHMPRTVLVDYLKVLFAFHLAIYHLRLIKLLPKAVVTGSMDPTCAEGHLQARNGGGTAYLCPNRVQLFVDVEGTPDTAAAVLAEHSVETWYRRIPAFVQATYTVKKLDEFAEHLVHKRNKLSYQPGRSFFTVAELLSLLGKSHKSARDSFFDAKLNSVMDQQDELPAEIRQIVDLKLDPLTEYVETLMYFKGHSRRGYIVECLDSLMLKNRPGALVAQPRGSGERRRFVLDARLLEVLLQVSLLRPGPDGNWRTDPMRVDDFLALLRNRYGLHIDRLPAGDGFAGAQLDDQVALRANSAAFLQRLREIGYYQDMSDAYLTQTITPRYAIGHNGSAELR, encoded by the coding sequence GTGGCGCTGACCAGCGGACATGGCAGCTTCGACCATCCAGGGTTGACCCATGTCGACTACAAGTCCCTCGACATGGACCGGGTCCTCACGGCATTTCTCGCGCGGCTTTGGCATCGCGGCCTGCCCAGCAGGCTCAGCCGCGCCGGTGACCTCGACCTATCCGTGTTCGTCGACCGTGTACTCGAGCACCCCGAGGTGTTTCGTGGCTTCGACCAGGAGACCACAACCCGTTGGACCAGTACCCATCTTCTCGACATGGTCAGTCGTGGCCGGGCGGGCGAGGCAGTGGCAGGCACTCGGCCGCTGCACGGCTTGGCCTACCGATTCCGCAACAGCCGCAAGTCTCGCCCATATGGCGCAGACGAGCAGTTGTACGAAATGCTGACCTTCGCCGACACCGGCGCGCTCCAGGAGCTGGTGGGTTTTTTCTTCTCCGACGTGGACCGCGCCACCGGCCAGATCACCGCGGGACCTGACACAGACGTGGAGACGCAAGCACTGCTGCATTTGGTGACCAAGGCCTACGGCGAGGTCGAGGACCGCGCTGACGAAAGCAAACCGCGCAAGCCCCATCCGCCGCTGTGCAAGGAATCCGCGCTTCTGCTCGCCGAAGATGTGATGAAACTTCTGTATCACCGGCGGCACATGCCTCGCACGGTCCTGGTCGACTACCTCAAGGTGTTGTTCGCATTTCACTTGGCGATCTACCACCTGCGGTTAATCAAGCTGCTGCCGAAGGCTGTCGTGACCGGCTCGATGGACCCAACGTGCGCGGAAGGTCATCTGCAGGCACGTAACGGTGGCGGCACAGCCTACCTTTGTCCCAACCGGGTTCAGCTGTTCGTCGATGTAGAAGGTACCCCGGACACGGCAGCCGCGGTGCTGGCCGAACACAGTGTCGAAACGTGGTATCGGCGCATTCCCGCGTTCGTGCAGGCCACGTACACTGTGAAGAAGCTCGATGAGTTCGCCGAACACTTGGTGCACAAGCGGAACAAGCTCAGCTATCAGCCCGGCAGGTCCTTCTTCACGGTCGCCGAACTCCTGTCACTCCTCGGCAAGTCCCACAAATCCGCCCGCGACAGCTTTTTCGACGCCAAGTTGAACAGCGTGATGGATCAGCAAGATGAGCTACCCGCGGAGATACGGCAGATTGTCGACCTGAAGCTCGACCCCCTCACCGAGTACGTCGAAACCCTCATGTACTTCAAGGGCCACTCTCGTCGCGGATATATCGTTGAGTGCCTTGACTCGTTGATGCTGAAGAACCGGCCTGGCGCTTTGGTGGCGCAGCCGCGCGGCAGCGGCGAGCGCCGCCGGTTCGTACTTGACGCCCGACTGCTGGAAGTCCTGCTCCAGGTGTCGCTTCTTCGGCCTGGACCCGACGGAAACTGGCGTACGGATCCGATGCGCGTCGACGATTTCCTTGCCTTGTTGCGCAACCGCTACGGCCTCCACATCGACCGGCTGCCCGCTGGGGACGGTTTCGCGGGCGCGCAGCTTGACGATCAGGTCGCACTGCGAGCCAATTCCGCCGCTTTCCTCCAACGCCTCCGCGAGATCGGTTACTACCAGGACATGTCAGACGCCTACCTGACGCAGACGATCACACCCCGATATGCCATCGGTCACAACGGAAGTGCTGAGCTGCGATGA
- the mads8 gene encoding methylation-associated defense system ATP-binding protein MAD8, with translation MTAGTGLTEPTAADLRDALEGVLAPKLAAMLAARTAGHCMRATDVDADLAANIVRRLRGAASPNAEICLLGTDRDTSDGSPTRDVTVTSTKLVELRNRIESDSQATGPLLVFVPPGLRVSAEDSFGVATFEDVSLADGYDLLAARLLDEVPARLRPSVDDLFAEVGHFAGARIRASFLLTLKQNSYDDYAAGGTIYHFGLVPDFELFTSQGTVRERAGRNRDLVTKLTESTKSDRQRVLGLGLTDAEFAGKLADFASRCGLDDPYAWTRRIVLDRENWGLSFGNWRTADRRRATVSVEIQDLGLPRSGDVPGDLESHPALTAIAGQAYLLAGHRGTAEITAQFAVQPDPRKVEGLTRFRVEIVSETGGLVGRIAHVSVGKTAKRSYKAVLRKLTKIDWDEGWHFVKVTPLDEDDQPLDVEPIDHDTPGGESERFYVVPDAATEEPPERSAGRYDGVVQALRTLELRALVQGDDPTRIALGDVRWKTAGGKNVQPVVDAGVSGAGRIEIRLSPTLAGLQQSLLESPERIGLQQLSVSPTGTHDNGRDGDDILEDSVTGRVADAYGAFIAARSAYFAAVRGGEEGTGVRPLVIEACELAAVRDELAAYAETYAELVAAQLQQVERSDDQERASSLRQLARILQTDCVAVSLTDGLGERHHLMLVSPTHPLRALWLTTWDALGRDWVKRLAHTDKKNVISAQGSLLDALAPLGFPFAVPRQDGRLLVASDSLTPYWGIYLPEEVEDPRGLIGRLTSALGLPSRPATGSASTGLSGKVLADRVERYVRLHPYVRTLVMNVVNPGRGELLADMLIELQRRPATRNLHHNLRLCVGDPEAPEAGDALAALLSSQERIVEAEAEAFLHPAGTAQEQKLVFSVRSVDEFTSSPSSFDAHLTILIDAFGGERFESAEHKDIAYAPVHGLMQATTTRYSNEDRHIAWIKQPRYGTALPVDEADDLTTLLGRLPALVASAAATVATAGRAPRNVPCAVLSLDVPDRELLYQAHQVSDWVVTIDRTLGVEYFDHSAGDGGPEYIIDYVPQGVAGLGHQIMVSSKSVDELRALLMPVAEQHGLNVDSRHLHTFFDQLRQLSGNLAFKLASAASTQRTEVFGLALARLFLDYQGVLNNQIVVPLDAHPELYRELRRQAEEFGEALSFKRSDLALFHIDGKTHEITCRLIEVKCYTALHDVGAYQQLKSKIAEQLEHSQRVLAVNFDPLRSLPDRVDRGVKNLELSSILRFYLDRAYRHGTIQRSVCDTAHRLLDCLDEGYELTFTRSGLIFDLARPGTDRELDHGVEFHRVGLDLITELIDAIPTVQKLPSRTGGALDQTDEDGEAAVSDLTDVDASSATWSQVDLRVPRIADAAFRAPQDKEHAREPGVARAFLPDAPHADDGRSTVAPARAQERQEPGDRDASDQEETITNGPLYEGPPAGEAAAPAKDTLAEEAAVVASHIAADVFLGVAHPSPQFGILGDAAGRFIGLDLNETHTISLFGVQGGGKSYTLGSIVEAACLPAPPVNELPHPLATVVFHYSQTQDYAPEFTSMVRPNDVEEQLKTLKERYGAEPRALEDVVLLVPVDQLNQRRAEYPDIDVQPLKFSSNELQAAHWRFLMGAVGNQSTYIRQLTQIMRAHRNDLSLAAIRQGVDSSGLPDHLKNLAQQRLDLAAEYIDDSVRLTTLVRPGRLIIVDLRDEFIEKDEALGLFVVLMQLFAEARDGDRHFNKLVVFDEAHKYIDSPDLVAGLVETVREMRHKGMSILVASQDPPSVPISLIELSDHIILHKFTSPAWLKHLQKANAALSGLTSEQMSRLQPGEGFVWASKSTDPAFTYGAIRMRFRPRVTRHGGATKTAAGGR, from the coding sequence ATGACTGCCGGAACCGGACTCACCGAACCCACCGCGGCTGACCTTCGTGACGCACTGGAAGGGGTTCTCGCACCGAAGCTCGCCGCCATGCTCGCCGCGCGTACGGCTGGCCACTGCATGCGAGCGACTGATGTGGACGCAGACCTCGCGGCGAACATTGTGCGCAGGCTGCGCGGTGCAGCGAGCCCGAACGCGGAGATATGTCTACTTGGAACCGACCGCGACACATCGGATGGCAGCCCGACGCGCGACGTAACAGTCACCAGCACCAAGCTGGTCGAACTGCGCAACCGCATCGAGAGCGACAGCCAAGCCACTGGTCCGCTGCTGGTCTTTGTGCCACCAGGCTTGCGGGTCAGCGCTGAAGACTCCTTCGGGGTGGCGACTTTCGAAGACGTGTCCCTGGCCGACGGCTATGACCTTCTAGCCGCGCGACTCCTCGATGAGGTGCCCGCGCGGCTGCGTCCTTCCGTCGACGATCTGTTTGCCGAGGTTGGTCACTTCGCCGGCGCACGCATCCGTGCTTCCTTCCTGCTGACGCTCAAGCAAAACAGTTATGACGATTACGCGGCGGGGGGAACTATCTACCACTTCGGCCTCGTACCGGACTTCGAACTCTTCACCTCACAGGGGACCGTGCGCGAGCGGGCAGGCCGCAACCGAGACCTTGTTACGAAACTGACCGAATCCACCAAATCCGACCGCCAGCGTGTGCTCGGCCTCGGATTGACTGACGCGGAATTCGCCGGAAAGCTCGCCGACTTCGCGTCACGATGCGGGCTGGACGACCCCTACGCGTGGACCCGGCGGATCGTCCTCGACCGGGAGAACTGGGGGCTATCCTTCGGTAATTGGCGCACCGCGGATCGGCGGCGGGCGACGGTGTCGGTGGAAATCCAGGACCTCGGACTCCCGCGCTCCGGCGATGTTCCGGGCGATCTTGAAAGTCATCCCGCGCTGACTGCCATTGCAGGGCAGGCGTACCTGCTGGCAGGGCATAGAGGCACCGCGGAGATCACAGCCCAGTTCGCCGTTCAACCGGATCCTCGCAAGGTCGAGGGTCTCACCCGATTCCGCGTGGAGATCGTCTCCGAGACAGGCGGTCTGGTCGGCCGCATCGCGCACGTCTCGGTCGGCAAGACCGCCAAGCGTAGTTATAAGGCCGTGCTCCGCAAACTCACCAAGATCGACTGGGATGAGGGTTGGCATTTCGTCAAAGTCACTCCCCTCGATGAGGATGATCAGCCCCTCGACGTCGAGCCCATCGATCACGACACACCGGGTGGAGAGAGCGAACGCTTTTATGTCGTCCCCGACGCGGCTACAGAGGAACCGCCTGAACGCAGTGCGGGTCGCTATGACGGAGTCGTGCAGGCTCTTCGCACGCTTGAGTTAAGGGCGCTGGTCCAGGGCGACGACCCGACGCGCATCGCGTTGGGCGACGTCCGTTGGAAGACGGCGGGGGGTAAGAACGTCCAGCCCGTTGTCGACGCCGGTGTGAGTGGTGCGGGACGAATCGAAATCCGGTTGTCGCCTACCCTAGCCGGTCTCCAACAGAGCCTGCTCGAATCGCCGGAACGCATCGGACTCCAGCAGCTGAGCGTCTCGCCGACGGGCACTCACGACAACGGTCGCGACGGCGACGACATCCTTGAGGATTCGGTCACTGGGCGGGTCGCGGATGCCTATGGCGCTTTCATCGCCGCCCGGTCTGCGTACTTCGCGGCAGTACGCGGAGGGGAAGAGGGAACCGGCGTTCGGCCGCTTGTCATCGAAGCATGTGAACTTGCTGCGGTGCGCGACGAACTTGCCGCGTACGCCGAGACGTATGCTGAACTCGTCGCTGCCCAACTGCAGCAGGTGGAGCGATCCGACGATCAAGAGCGCGCGTCGTCGCTGCGCCAGCTCGCGCGAATCCTGCAGACGGACTGTGTCGCTGTGTCCCTTACCGACGGGCTCGGCGAGCGGCACCATTTGATGCTCGTCTCACCGACACATCCCCTGCGCGCCTTGTGGCTTACCACGTGGGACGCACTCGGTCGGGACTGGGTCAAAAGACTCGCTCACACCGACAAGAAGAACGTCATCTCCGCGCAGGGGTCTCTTCTTGACGCACTGGCTCCGCTGGGCTTTCCCTTCGCTGTTCCCCGTCAAGACGGGCGCCTGCTTGTGGCGAGCGACAGTTTGACCCCATATTGGGGGATCTACTTGCCCGAGGAGGTCGAGGATCCCCGCGGCTTGATCGGTAGGCTCACGTCGGCGCTCGGGCTCCCTTCGCGGCCTGCCACGGGATCGGCATCCACCGGCCTATCTGGAAAAGTTCTGGCAGATCGCGTCGAGCGCTATGTCCGTCTGCACCCATACGTTCGCACGTTGGTGATGAACGTCGTGAACCCCGGGCGCGGCGAGCTTCTGGCCGACATGCTCATCGAACTTCAGCGTCGTCCGGCGACCCGGAACCTTCACCACAACCTGCGACTCTGCGTCGGTGACCCGGAGGCGCCCGAGGCTGGAGACGCGCTGGCCGCGTTGCTCAGCTCTCAAGAGCGGATAGTGGAAGCCGAAGCAGAAGCTTTCCTGCATCCGGCCGGAACGGCACAGGAGCAGAAGCTTGTCTTCTCTGTCCGGTCCGTCGACGAATTCACCAGTTCGCCGTCATCCTTTGACGCACACCTCACTATCCTCATCGACGCCTTCGGCGGGGAGCGTTTCGAGTCTGCTGAACACAAGGACATCGCTTACGCGCCGGTGCATGGCCTCATGCAGGCCACCACCACTCGCTACTCCAACGAGGACCGGCACATCGCCTGGATCAAACAGCCGCGATACGGAACCGCGTTGCCGGTGGACGAAGCAGACGACCTGACCACGCTGCTGGGCCGGCTGCCTGCCCTCGTCGCATCCGCCGCCGCTACCGTGGCGACTGCCGGACGTGCCCCGCGGAACGTGCCGTGCGCGGTTTTGTCCCTCGATGTGCCGGACCGCGAATTGCTCTACCAGGCCCACCAGGTCAGCGACTGGGTGGTGACCATCGACCGGACCTTGGGTGTTGAGTACTTCGACCACTCCGCGGGCGACGGCGGGCCCGAGTACATCATCGACTACGTGCCCCAGGGCGTAGCCGGGCTCGGCCACCAAATCATGGTCAGCTCGAAGTCCGTGGACGAGTTGCGAGCTTTGCTCATGCCCGTAGCGGAGCAACATGGACTCAACGTCGACTCGCGCCACCTGCACACGTTCTTCGACCAGCTGCGGCAGCTCTCCGGCAATCTCGCGTTCAAGCTCGCGTCCGCGGCATCAACGCAGCGCACCGAGGTCTTCGGTCTCGCTCTGGCTCGTCTGTTTCTCGATTACCAGGGCGTACTGAACAATCAGATTGTTGTGCCTCTCGACGCCCATCCAGAGCTGTACCGCGAGCTGCGCAGGCAGGCCGAGGAATTCGGTGAGGCTCTCTCCTTCAAGCGGAGCGATCTGGCTCTGTTCCACATCGACGGAAAGACCCATGAGATCACGTGCCGCCTCATCGAGGTGAAGTGCTACACGGCCTTGCACGATGTTGGGGCGTACCAGCAACTCAAATCCAAGATCGCCGAGCAGCTCGAACACAGTCAGCGGGTCTTGGCCGTGAACTTCGACCCGCTACGCAGTCTCCCGGACCGCGTCGATCGCGGTGTGAAGAATCTTGAGTTGTCATCGATACTTCGGTTCTACCTCGATCGCGCCTACCGGCACGGCACCATCCAGCGGTCAGTCTGTGACACCGCACACCGGTTGCTGGACTGCCTCGATGAGGGATACGAGCTGACATTCACCCGCAGTGGGTTGATCTTCGACCTTGCGCGGCCGGGAACAGACCGGGAACTCGACCATGGTGTGGAGTTTCACCGCGTCGGCCTTGACCTCATCACCGAACTCATCGACGCGATCCCCACGGTCCAGAAACTACCTTCGCGGACTGGTGGTGCCCTGGATCAGACGGACGAGGACGGAGAGGCCGCAGTCAGCGATCTCACTGATGTAGATGCTTCGTCTGCGACATGGTCTCAGGTCGACCTGCGTGTTCCTCGGATCGCGGACGCGGCATTCCGTGCCCCTCAGGACAAGGAACACGCCCGGGAACCCGGCGTGGCTCGTGCATTCCTTCCTGACGCTCCGCACGCGGACGATGGCAGGTCGACGGTCGCACCTGCAAGGGCTCAAGAACGGCAGGAACCAGGCGATCGGGATGCCTCAGATCAGGAGGAGACGATCACGAACGGTCCACTTTACGAGGGGCCGCCAGCTGGCGAGGCCGCCGCGCCGGCGAAAGACACGCTTGCTGAAGAAGCGGCCGTCGTCGCGTCGCACATCGCGGCGGATGTGTTTCTGGGAGTCGCGCACCCATCCCCCCAGTTCGGAATCCTCGGGGATGCGGCGGGCAGGTTCATTGGTCTTGACCTCAACGAGACACACACGATCAGCCTCTTCGGCGTTCAAGGCGGCGGAAAGAGCTACACGCTGGGCAGCATTGTGGAGGCGGCTTGTCTTCCCGCGCCCCCGGTCAACGAGCTCCCGCATCCGCTGGCAACTGTGGTCTTTCATTACAGTCAGACTCAGGACTACGCGCCGGAGTTCACCAGCATGGTGCGGCCCAATGATGTCGAGGAACAGCTGAAGACCCTTAAGGAACGCTACGGCGCGGAGCCGAGGGCGTTGGAGGATGTGGTTCTGCTCGTTCCTGTCGATCAGCTCAACCAGCGCCGAGCTGAGTACCCAGACATCGACGTACAGCCGCTGAAGTTTTCATCCAACGAACTCCAGGCTGCCCATTGGCGATTCTTGATGGGAGCGGTCGGAAACCAGTCGACATACATTCGTCAGCTGACCCAGATCATGCGGGCACACCGCAACGATCTGAGCCTCGCGGCCATCCGTCAAGGTGTCGACAGTTCAGGGTTGCCCGATCATCTCAAGAATCTCGCCCAACAACGCCTGGACCTTGCTGCGGAGTACATCGACGACTCAGTGCGCCTGACGACGTTGGTCCGCCCTGGCCGCCTCATCATCGTCGACCTGCGCGATGAGTTCATTGAGAAGGATGAAGCGCTGGGGCTGTTCGTGGTTCTGATGCAGCTGTTCGCCGAGGCCCGTGACGGTGATCGGCACTTCAACAAGCTTGTTGTGTTCGACGAGGCGCACAAGTACATAGACAGCCCCGACTTGGTTGCAGGACTTGTCGAGACAGTCCGCGAGATGCGGCACAAGGGCATGAGCATCCTGGTCGCCAGCCAGGATCCGCCCTCGGTGCCGATTTCATTGATCGAACTGTCGGACCACATCATCTTGCACAAGTTCACCTCGCCCGCCTGGCTCAAACATCTACAGAAGGCGAACGCGGCCTTGTCCGGTCTGACCTCGGAGCAGATGTCCCGACTGCAGCCGGGAGAAGGGTTTGTGTGGGCGAGCAAATCAACGGACCCAGCCTTCACCTACGGAGCAATACGCATGCGCTTCCGGCCACGTGTCACGCGGCATGGTGGCGCCACCAAGACGGCTGCCGGAGGCCGGTGA
- a CDS encoding winged helix-turn-helix transcriptional regulator, producing the protein MRPYAQYCPIVRAVEALGDRWTLLIVREMLTGATRFNEFSRGLPGLSRALLSRRLRQLENAGIVTHTDSAYALTQAGEDLRPLVFGLADWGARHAFGDPKPEELDPEVLMWWLHGRVDTSELTKRAVIQIEVADRSRVFWLVLEPGDASVCYTDPGFDIDAVLASDIATLFRVWEGEIDLTAAAKTGALTLTGARWIVRGFPTWLQLSPAAPYVQAAQLAKAGGG; encoded by the coding sequence ATGCGGCCCTACGCCCAGTACTGCCCGATCGTCCGAGCGGTGGAAGCCCTCGGCGACCGCTGGACCCTGCTCATAGTCCGCGAGATGCTGACCGGCGCCACCCGCTTCAACGAGTTCTCGCGCGGCCTGCCCGGCCTCTCCCGGGCCCTGCTGTCCAGGCGGCTGCGGCAGCTGGAGAACGCGGGCATCGTCACCCACACGGACAGTGCCTACGCGCTGACCCAGGCGGGCGAGGACCTGCGCCCCCTCGTCTTCGGCCTGGCCGACTGGGGCGCCCGCCACGCCTTCGGCGACCCCAAACCGGAGGAACTGGACCCCGAGGTCCTGATGTGGTGGCTCCACGGCCGAGTGGACACCAGCGAACTCACCAAGCGAGCGGTGATCCAAATCGAGGTCGCCGACCGCTCCCGCGTCTTCTGGCTGGTCCTGGAACCCGGCGACGCCTCGGTCTGCTACACCGATCCGGGCTTCGACATCGACGCGGTTCTGGCGTCGGACATCGCAACCCTGTTCCGGGTGTGGGAGGGCGAGATCGACCTCACGGCGGCGGCCAAGACCGGAGCCCTCACCCTGACCGGTGCCCGCTGGATAGTCCGCGGTTTCCCCACCTGGCTCCAACTGAGCCCAGCGGCGCCGTACGTCCAAGCCGCCCAACTGGCCAAGGCCGGGGGCGGGTAG
- a CDS encoding PH domain-containing protein: MIDFEKSSVFRLSPCDPRDIAPSVAPIIIAGEEIALCFKGARDFVVFTNKRLIAVNVQGITGKKRDFTSLPYSKIQAFSIETAGTFDLDAELDLWFSGLGKVRLEFKGRADIRQIGHMIASFVL; this comes from the coding sequence ATGATCGATTTCGAGAAGAGCTCCGTGTTCAGGCTGTCTCCCTGCGACCCAAGGGATATCGCTCCCTCAGTTGCCCCGATCATCATCGCCGGTGAGGAGATCGCCCTCTGCTTCAAGGGCGCCAGGGACTTCGTCGTGTTCACCAACAAGCGGCTGATCGCGGTGAACGTCCAGGGGATCACCGGGAAGAAGCGGGACTTCACTTCCCTGCCGTACAGCAAGATCCAGGCGTTCTCCATCGAGACCGCCGGGACCTTCGACCTCGACGCCGAGCTTGATCTGTGGTTCAGCGGGCTCGGCAAGGTGCGGCTGGAGTTCAAGGGGCGGGCCGACATCCGCCAGATCGGTCACATGATCGCGTCTTTCGTGCTCTAA